A region from the Molothrus aeneus isolate 106 chromosome 17, BPBGC_Maene_1.0, whole genome shotgun sequence genome encodes:
- the KCNK15 gene encoding potassium channel subfamily K member 15, whose protein sequence is MKRQNLRTAALILCIFSYLLVGAAVFDALESEAESGRKRLLEQKRGELRRKYRFSADDYRELERLVLQAEPHRAGRQWKFAGSFYFAITVITTIGYGHAAPGTDAGKVFCMFYAILGIPLTLVMFQSLGERMNTVVRLLLKKIKKCLGMRTTHVSMENMVLVGFLSCMGTLCIGAAAFSYFEGWTFFHAYYYCFITLTTIGFGDFVALQKNEALQKKPPYVAFSFMYILVGLTVIGAFLNLVVLRFLTMNSEDERRDAEERASLRRARNNIHLKPKEDSRSSNAIFLPAEDRTSQMNLIPLVQEEAERQRRQSAVSAAEVPSFCTCLCYRPQVCGSPAPSHPETLSCHTNPVYYNSISYKIDEVSLSTRGQTGSSPGSTLSSSSPRCRQHPRLRRRSI, encoded by the exons ATGAAGCGGCAGAACCTGCGCACGGCCGCGCTCATCCTCTGCATCTTCTCCTACCTGCTGGTGGGCGCCGCGGTCTTCGATGCGCTGGAGTCGGAGGCGGAGAGCGGCCGCAAGcggctgctggagcagaagcGCGGGGAGCTGCGGAGGAAGTACCGCTTCTCCGCCGACGATTACCGGGAGCTGGAGCGGCTGGTGCTGCAGGCCGAGCCGCACCGCGCCGGCCGCCAGTGGAAGTTCGCCGGCTCCTTCTACTTCGCCATCACGGTCATCACCACCATCG GTTATGGGCatgctgctccaggcacagaTGCTGGCAAAGTCTTCTGCATGTTCTACGCCATCCTGGGCATCCCCCTGACGCTGGTCATGTTCCAGAGCCTGGGGGAGCGCATGAACACCGTCGTGAGGCTACTGCTCAAAAAGATCAAGAAATGTCTGGGCATGAGGACAACCCACGTCTCCATGGAGAACATGGTCCTGGTGGGCTTTCTGTCCTGCATGGGCACCCTGTGCATCGGCGCCGCAGCCTTCTCTTATTTCGAGGGCTGGACTTTCTTCCATGCCTACTACTACTGCTTCATCACCTTGACCACTATTGGCTTTGGAGACTTTGTGGCTCTGCAGAAGAACGAGGCTTTGCAGAAGAAGCCCCCGTACGTGGCTTTCAGCTTCATGTACATCCTGGTGGGCCTGACCGTCATCGGCGCCTTCCTCAACCTGGTGGTGCTGCGCTTCCTCACCATGAACTCGGAGGACGAGCGGCGCGACGCCGAAGAGCGAGCCTCGCTAAGGAGAGCCCGCAACAACATCCACCTCAAGCCCAAGGAGGACAGCCGCAGCAGCAACGCCATTTTTCTCCCCGCAGAGGACAGGACGAGCCAGATGAACCTGATCCCTCTGGTGCAGGAGGAGGCCGAGAGGCAGCGGCGCCAGTCGGCCGTGTCTGCGGCCGAGGTGCCGTCCTTCTGCACCTGCCTGTGCTACAGGCCCCAGGTGTGCGGCAGCCCGGCGCCCTCCCACCCCGAGACCCTGAGCTGCCACACCAACCCCGTGTACTACAACTCCATTTCCTACAAAATCGACGAGGTGTCCCTGAGCACGCGGGGGCAGACCGGCTCCTCCCCAGGGAGCACTCTGTCCTCCAGCAGCCCCCGCTGCAGGCAGCACCCCCGGCTGCGGAGGAGATCCATCTAG